A single genomic interval of Spirosoma taeanense harbors:
- a CDS encoding SusC/RagA family TonB-linked outer membrane protein, whose product MMDKSYTVNRFDGCVGQVGQSQPRSFGQKALFSFLTMLAMVLLLGNQAVWAQGRTVTGKVTDPTGSALPGVSVQIKGTQRGTNTDANGTYTINNVPDNATLVLSFIGYTTQEVAVGNRSTVDVNLADDTKALEEVVVVGYGTAKRKDLTGSVAQVTAKDFNAGVNPNPLQAIQGKVAGLVITAPSGDPNQQPTVRLRGYTSLAGGSDPLYVVDGMIGVPINTIAPSDIESMDVLKDASAAAIYGSRAANGVILITTKRGKAGKTTVSFNNYVGVSTISKRYEMLDAQGYRDAVTKIKGAASLNDKQRFPDGNYNTDWTKEVTQNGAVNNHDLSIAGGSPTFSYRGSLNYINQNGIIKNTGLDRITGRINLDQKAFDNRLNIQYNLSYSETNRKYDSGIIGRAVTFLPTLPVRNPDGSYYEVGGSFDLFNPVAMQENVINNGVQRYLQGGMNLRYEILDGLTLGVNGQIQRDNTVDNFYTNPAIKAFAANNGRASRNFRESNTKLLELTANYIKGFGTQNSNYSLLAGYSYQNFDNDGFGAANSGFVTSEINYSNLGLGSGTLVNPGNNYATSYRNNSKLISFFGRAALNLNDKYNITATVRRDGSSKFGANNKWGVFPSVGAGWTITNEPFFPKGNTLNFLKLRVGWGQTGNSEGIAAYNSIQLYGQKGTYYDGTLGDFLPGYGISQNANPNLKWEVLTTSNVGLDFQLLSGRFSGTLEYYNKLTKDMLYPYSVPADGITYFTNTILANVGSMRNSGFELSFGGDIIQKGDFSWNSRVVGAYNKNTIVSLSNDQFSNGQVRFNAFNGRGLSDVFASYLTPGQPLGEFNNVPTFTGAYNADGQPLLKPGSGDTPVTDVSKADAAAAVAAGNPLRQGNPQPFLNASFINTFRYKGFDVYFQLRGTFGNTILNAIRSNLLIPGSILETNMLKGVTDYPNNYGVNVLSTNWLESGSFVRFDNWQIGYNIPLPASKYISNARIYAGGNNLFIITKYKGIDPELQVKADLQNNGTIQQAPNAVGLDGGGYGNVVYPKTRTFQLGLNLTF is encoded by the coding sequence ATGATGGACAAATCCTACACAGTTAATCGTTTCGACGGTTGCGTAGGTCAGGTTGGGCAAAGTCAACCCCGGTCATTTGGACAGAAGGCGCTGTTCAGCTTTCTGACAATGCTGGCAATGGTATTACTGCTGGGTAATCAGGCAGTATGGGCGCAGGGACGCACGGTAACGGGTAAAGTGACCGACCCAACCGGTTCGGCTTTACCTGGTGTAAGCGTCCAAATTAAAGGTACTCAACGAGGCACTAACACCGATGCCAATGGTACTTATACCATCAACAACGTACCTGATAACGCAACGCTGGTATTAAGCTTTATTGGTTATACCACGCAGGAAGTAGCCGTTGGCAATCGCTCAACGGTTGATGTTAACCTGGCTGATGATACAAAAGCTCTTGAAGAAGTTGTAGTCGTTGGTTACGGTACGGCAAAACGGAAAGACCTGACCGGTTCGGTGGCGCAGGTTACGGCGAAAGATTTTAACGCCGGTGTGAACCCCAACCCCTTGCAGGCCATTCAGGGTAAAGTAGCCGGTCTGGTCATTACTGCTCCTTCAGGTGATCCTAACCAGCAGCCAACGGTTCGTCTGCGTGGTTATACCTCGTTGGCTGGTGGTTCTGACCCATTGTATGTAGTTGACGGTATGATTGGTGTTCCCATCAATACCATTGCTCCTTCCGACATCGAGTCGATGGATGTCCTGAAAGATGCCTCAGCAGCCGCTATTTACGGTTCACGGGCGGCTAACGGCGTTATCCTAATAACCACAAAGCGCGGTAAGGCGGGTAAAACAACGGTCTCGTTTAATAATTATGTTGGGGTGTCTACCATCTCAAAAAGGTATGAAATGCTGGACGCACAAGGGTATCGGGATGCTGTTACTAAAATTAAAGGAGCTGCGTCCTTAAATGATAAGCAGCGTTTTCCGGATGGAAATTATAATACCGACTGGACTAAGGAAGTTACGCAGAACGGAGCTGTCAACAACCATGATCTTTCAATTGCGGGTGGTTCGCCAACGTTCAGCTATCGTGGTTCGCTTAATTACATTAATCAGAACGGTATTATCAAAAATACGGGACTAGATCGGATAACAGGTCGTATTAACCTTGATCAAAAAGCCTTCGATAACCGACTGAACATTCAGTATAACCTGTCGTACTCGGAAACGAACAGAAAATATGACAGTGGTATCATAGGCCGGGCCGTTACGTTCCTGCCAACATTGCCGGTACGCAATCCTGACGGCTCGTATTATGAGGTAGGCGGTAGCTTCGATCTATTCAATCCGGTTGCCATGCAGGAAAACGTTATCAACAACGGCGTACAGCGGTATTTGCAGGGCGGTATGAATCTGCGCTATGAGATACTGGACGGGTTGACACTTGGCGTTAATGGTCAGATACAGCGGGATAACACCGTTGATAACTTTTACACCAATCCGGCTATCAAAGCATTTGCCGCTAACAATGGCCGTGCTAGCCGAAATTTTAGAGAATCGAATACGAAGTTGCTGGAGCTAACGGCTAACTACATCAAAGGGTTTGGCACTCAGAACAGCAACTACTCGTTATTAGCGGGGTATTCGTACCAGAATTTTGATAATGATGGGTTTGGTGCTGCCAACAGTGGTTTTGTAACGTCTGAGATCAATTACAGTAATCTTGGCCTAGGCTCAGGCACACTGGTGAACCCCGGTAACAACTACGCTACTTCCTACCGCAACAACTCGAAGCTGATCTCCTTCTTTGGGCGGGCTGCGTTGAATCTGAATGACAAGTATAACATTACCGCTACGGTGCGCCGGGATGGTAGCTCGAAGTTTGGTGCCAACAACAAATGGGGCGTGTTCCCATCGGTGGGTGCAGGCTGGACTATTACTAACGAGCCCTTCTTCCCCAAGGGTAACACACTTAACTTCCTGAAACTGCGTGTCGGCTGGGGCCAGACGGGTAACTCAGAAGGTATTGCCGCTTACAACTCGATTCAGTTGTATGGCCAGAAAGGTACCTACTACGATGGTACGCTGGGAGACTTCCTGCCAGGTTATGGTATTTCGCAGAACGCGAATCCGAACCTGAAATGGGAGGTACTAACAACGTCGAACGTTGGTCTGGATTTCCAGTTGCTGAGTGGCCGCTTCTCAGGTACGCTTGAATATTATAACAAGCTAACCAAAGACATGCTCTATCCGTACTCGGTACCTGCCGATGGTATTACCTACTTTACCAACACGATTCTGGCTAACGTAGGTTCGATGCGCAACAGCGGATTTGAATTGTCTTTTGGTGGTGATATAATTCAGAAAGGCGATTTCTCCTGGAATTCACGGGTTGTAGGTGCCTACAACAAAAACACTATTGTTTCGCTGTCTAATGATCAGTTCAGTAATGGGCAGGTTCGTTTTAACGCGTTTAATGGTCGTGGTCTGTCGGACGTATTTGCTTCCTATTTAACACCAGGTCAGCCGCTGGGCGAGTTTAACAACGTTCCTACATTTACGGGAGCTTACAATGCTGATGGTCAACCTCTGCTAAAGCCAGGTAGTGGTGACACGCCGGTAACAGATGTATCGAAAGCGGATGCTGCTGCTGCTGTTGCAGCCGGTAACCCACTCAGACAGGGAAACCCGCAGCCGTTCCTGAACGCTTCGTTTATCAATACATTCCGCTACAAAGGATTTGATGTATACTTCCAGCTGCGCGGCACGTTTGGTAATACAATCCTGAATGCCATTCGGTCAAACCTGCTCATTCCGGGTTCTATTCTGGAGACCAACATGCTGAAAGGCGTAACGGACTACCCTAATAACTACGGTGTAAACGTATTGTCAACAAACTGGCTGGAAAGCGGTTCATTTGTACGTTTTGATAACTGGCAGATTGGCTATAACATCCCATTGCCAGCTAGCAAATACATCTCTAATGCCCGGATTTATGCTGGTGGTAATAACCTGTTTATCATTACCAAATACAAAGGCATTGATCCTGAGCTACAGGTAAAGGCTGACTTACAGAATAATGGCACTATTCAGCAGGCACCTAATGCCGTTGGCTTAGATGGGGGTGGGTACGGAAACGTTGTTTATCCAAAAACCCGCACGTTCCAGTTAGGTTTAAATCTGACGTTCTAA
- a CDS encoding FAD-binding and (Fe-S)-binding domain-containing protein has product MRTEHFQHLAAQLNGDFYDDQTQRTLYATDASAYREMPAAVAVPKTVDDLKTLIAFAREHKTSLIPRTAGTSLAGQVVGSGIVVDVSKYFTKILEINPEERWVRVQPGVVRDELNQFLKPYGLYFGPETSTANRAMIGGMVGNNSCGSNSVVYRATREHTLSVKALLADGSEVEFGPTSGWDFTKQVSEASRRNGSATLADRILLKTNAILADPANQEEIRRNFPKRTIERRNTGYALDALLGMEPFTAGGEPFNMAKFIAGSEGTLCFLTEIKLNLVPLPPKEGGLVCVHCHSIDESLRATLVALKYKPYAVELIDDIILERADTNAEQRKNSFFVQKTPTGHFPIILVVDLSRDTRAEIEQLAAQMEAEMREAELGYHYPLLFGEDTKKIWTLRKAGLGLLGNLPGDEKAVAVIEDTAVDVQDLPDYIREFNEILRKHNMASVHYAHAGSGELHLRPIINLKTEEGHRQYRLIAEEIATLVKKYNGSLSGEHGDGRLRGEFIPQMVGPHNYELMRQIKHTWDPDGIFNPGKIVETPPMDTFLRYEAGQQTPEFQTYFRYKDQNVLQHAEQCNGSGDCRKTQLSGGTMCPSYMATRNEKDTTRARANILREMLTRSPKENRFDHEEIKEVYDLCLSCKGCKNECPSNVDVAKLKAEFLQHYYDTNGVPIRSRLIANFARLSGLASFIPWAWNGVLGTPSLRRIANRTVGFHPDRTIPLLASTTLHRWARGRSQKNQSDKQLFLFCDEFTNYNDVEVGQKAIQLFERLGYTVVIPKHGESGRAALSKGMLKYAKTLAEHNVRALKDVVTAEIPLVGLEPSAILTFRDEYPDLVDESLVADAKRIAENALTFEEFIARELEAGRIRPEQFTDEKRMIKLHGHCQQKAVSSLVPGKKALSLPKNYSVQLIPSGCCGMAGSFGYEAEHYEVSMKIGELVLFPTVRQQPDDIIIAAPGTSCRHQIKDGTNRKAKHPAEILFEALK; this is encoded by the coding sequence ATGCGTACTGAACACTTTCAGCATCTGGCGGCTCAACTCAACGGCGATTTCTACGACGATCAGACCCAGCGAACGCTCTACGCTACGGATGCATCGGCTTACCGGGAAATGCCTGCGGCTGTGGCTGTTCCAAAAACGGTTGATGATCTTAAAACGCTGATTGCCTTTGCCCGGGAGCACAAAACCTCACTCATTCCCCGCACGGCCGGAACGTCGCTGGCCGGACAGGTTGTGGGCAGCGGTATCGTTGTCGATGTATCAAAATACTTTACCAAGATTCTGGAGATTAACCCGGAGGAGCGCTGGGTTCGAGTACAGCCCGGTGTCGTGCGTGACGAACTGAATCAGTTTCTAAAGCCCTACGGCCTTTATTTCGGACCGGAAACTTCGACGGCCAACCGGGCGATGATTGGCGGGATGGTCGGCAATAATTCATGCGGATCCAACTCAGTAGTTTACCGGGCTACGCGTGAGCACACGCTGTCGGTGAAAGCCTTACTGGCCGATGGGTCTGAGGTTGAATTTGGCCCGACCAGTGGCTGGGATTTCACCAAACAGGTCAGCGAAGCCAGCCGCCGAAACGGCTCTGCAACGCTGGCCGACCGGATTCTGCTCAAGACCAACGCCATTCTTGCTGATCCGGCTAATCAGGAGGAAATTCGGCGCAACTTCCCTAAACGCACCATCGAACGACGTAACACGGGGTATGCTCTGGATGCGCTGCTCGGCATGGAGCCATTTACGGCCGGTGGTGAGCCGTTCAATATGGCCAAGTTCATCGCTGGCTCGGAAGGAACCCTTTGTTTTCTGACTGAAATCAAGCTGAACCTCGTTCCTCTACCCCCCAAAGAAGGTGGCCTGGTCTGCGTTCACTGCCATTCCATTGATGAGTCGCTGCGCGCTACGCTGGTCGCGCTGAAATATAAGCCTTATGCTGTTGAACTGATTGACGATATCATTCTGGAACGAGCCGACACTAACGCCGAACAGCGTAAAAACAGCTTTTTTGTCCAGAAAACACCAACGGGTCATTTCCCCATCATTCTGGTTGTTGACCTTTCGCGCGACACCCGGGCCGAAATTGAGCAACTGGCAGCCCAGATGGAAGCCGAGATGCGGGAAGCCGAATTAGGCTACCATTATCCGCTGCTGTTTGGCGAGGATACCAAGAAAATCTGGACACTGCGAAAAGCGGGACTGGGTCTGCTTGGTAATCTGCCCGGCGATGAAAAGGCTGTGGCAGTTATTGAAGATACCGCCGTAGACGTTCAGGATTTGCCCGATTATATCCGCGAGTTCAATGAGATTCTGAGGAAGCACAACATGGCATCGGTCCATTACGCGCATGCAGGTTCGGGCGAGCTGCACCTTCGGCCAATCATTAACCTGAAAACAGAAGAAGGTCACCGACAGTATCGTCTTATTGCGGAGGAGATTGCCACGCTGGTCAAGAAATATAATGGTTCGCTCTCGGGTGAGCACGGCGACGGGCGGTTGCGGGGCGAGTTCATTCCGCAGATGGTCGGGCCGCACAACTACGAGCTGATGCGGCAGATTAAACACACCTGGGACCCGGATGGTATTTTCAACCCCGGCAAGATTGTTGAGACGCCCCCGATGGATACGTTTCTTCGGTACGAAGCGGGTCAGCAGACGCCGGAGTTCCAGACCTATTTTCGTTATAAGGACCAGAATGTGCTGCAACATGCGGAGCAGTGCAACGGCTCGGGCGATTGCCGCAAGACGCAGCTTTCGGGAGGAACCATGTGTCCCAGCTACATGGCCACTCGTAACGAAAAAGACACTACGCGCGCGCGGGCCAATATTCTGCGCGAAATGCTCACGCGCTCACCCAAAGAAAACCGCTTCGATCACGAAGAGATTAAGGAAGTGTATGATCTCTGCCTGTCCTGCAAAGGCTGCAAGAACGAATGCCCGTCGAACGTAGACGTAGCCAAACTGAAAGCCGAGTTTTTACAGCACTACTACGACACCAACGGCGTACCGATCCGGTCGCGGCTCATTGCCAACTTTGCCCGGCTGTCAGGATTGGCATCGTTCATTCCCTGGGCCTGGAACGGCGTATTGGGTACTCCGTCACTCCGGCGTATTGCCAACCGAACGGTCGGTTTTCATCCAGACCGGACAATTCCTTTGCTGGCCAGCACTACACTGCATCGATGGGCTAGAGGAAGAAGCCAGAAGAACCAAAGTGATAAGCAGCTTTTCCTGTTCTGCGATGAGTTCACGAATTATAACGACGTAGAAGTTGGCCAGAAAGCTATTCAGTTGTTCGAACGGCTGGGCTATACTGTTGTCATTCCTAAACATGGCGAAAGCGGTCGGGCTGCCCTCTCGAAAGGCATGCTGAAATACGCCAAAACGCTGGCTGAGCATAACGTACGGGCCCTGAAAGACGTTGTAACTGCCGAAATACCTCTTGTTGGGCTGGAGCCGTCTGCCATTCTTACGTTCCGGGACGAGTACCCTGATCTGGTTGATGAATCCCTAGTGGCCGATGCCAAACGCATTGCCGAAAACGCGCTGACCTTTGAGGAATTTATAGCCCGCGAGCTGGAAGCCGGACGCATCCGGCCCGAACAGTTCACCGACGAAAAACGCATGATCAAACTACACGGCCATTGCCAGCAGAAGGCTGTTTCATCACTCGTTCCGGGTAAGAAGGCCTTGTCTCTGCCTAAAAACTATAGCGTGCAGCTCATTCCATCAGGTTGTTGCGGCATGGCGGGGTCGTTTGGGTATGAGGCTGAACATTACGAGGTTTCCATGAAAATTGGCGAGCTGGTTCTGTTTCCAACCGTGCGCCAACAACCCGATGACATAATCATTGCCGCACCCGGAACCTCCTGCCGGCACCAGATTAAGGACGGCACCAATCGGAAAGCCAAACACCCGGCCGAAATTTTATTCGAGGCTCTGAAGTAA
- a CDS encoding efflux RND transporter periplasmic adaptor subunit, with protein sequence MKYAIIISITLLMAACNGKPAEDDAVADTGTVAQSTATGDELTITPEQLRSMGLQLGSAAQTTVSDEVKTTGTVDVPPQYMASVSPLIAGVIKRVNVLPGQRIGKGATLATLQSLDYIQMQQDYLQAISQLTYQQAELQRQKTLNAEEVGARKRLQQAEADYTSNRALVSSLALKLQTLGTSVETLKKGELSSVMRIVSPVAGYVTASNVHLGQQVATTDVLFQVMDQAHKHLELNVFENDAFKIKNGQTILLNDPKLGAETVRGRVYLVGKAFEGEARTINVHGHIENEGQESRLIPGMFLNARILTGSRVATTLPEEAVVRKGQNGFVYVSTAKARTYRRVPVKLGQVEQGRVEVIPLKPTDLTKVVVKGAYVLEAEMTKGEGEEE encoded by the coding sequence ATGAAATACGCCATTATCATATCGATTACACTCCTGATGGCTGCCTGCAATGGCAAGCCTGCCGAAGACGACGCCGTTGCTGATACTGGTACGGTCGCTCAAAGCACGGCAACAGGCGATGAATTGACGATTACCCCCGAGCAACTCAGGTCAATGGGGCTGCAACTGGGATCGGCAGCGCAGACGACCGTTAGTGATGAGGTGAAAACCACCGGTACGGTCGATGTGCCGCCCCAGTATATGGCTTCGGTAAGCCCACTCATTGCGGGTGTTATTAAACGAGTCAACGTCTTGCCGGGGCAACGCATCGGTAAGGGAGCAACGCTGGCAACGCTGCAAAGTCTGGATTACATTCAGATGCAGCAGGATTACCTGCAGGCGATTAGTCAGTTGACCTATCAGCAGGCAGAGCTGCAGCGCCAGAAAACGCTCAATGCCGAAGAAGTAGGCGCGCGGAAACGACTTCAGCAGGCCGAAGCGGATTATACCAGCAACCGGGCACTAGTTAGCTCACTGGCGCTTAAACTCCAGACGCTGGGTACGTCGGTTGAGACATTGAAAAAAGGCGAATTATCGTCCGTTATGCGGATCGTATCGCCGGTAGCGGGTTACGTTACGGCCTCGAATGTTCACCTGGGTCAGCAGGTGGCTACGACAGATGTTTTGTTTCAGGTTATGGACCAGGCACACAAGCATCTGGAGCTCAACGTGTTTGAGAACGACGCGTTCAAAATAAAAAACGGGCAGACAATCCTGCTCAATGATCCCAAGCTAGGCGCTGAAACCGTACGTGGACGGGTTTATCTGGTTGGAAAAGCGTTTGAAGGGGAGGCCCGCACTATTAACGTTCACGGTCATATTGAAAACGAAGGGCAGGAATCGCGACTAATCCCCGGCATGTTCCTCAACGCCCGCATTCTGACCGGCTCGCGGGTGGCTACTACCTTACCCGAAGAGGCTGTTGTCCGTAAAGGCCAGAATGGATTTGTGTACGTATCAACTGCTAAGGCGCGCACCTATCGGCGGGTGCCGGTCAAACTTGGCCAGGTAGAGCAGGGGCGCGTTGAAGTCATACCCCTGAAGCCAACCGACCTGACGAAGGTTGTCGTGAAGGGGGCTTATGTGCTCGAAGCTGAAATGACGAAAGGAGAGGGCGAGGAAGAGTAA